From the Hevea brasiliensis isolate MT/VB/25A 57/8 chromosome 15, ASM3005281v1, whole genome shotgun sequence genome, one window contains:
- the LOC110670309 gene encoding putative pentatricopeptide repeat-containing protein At1g53330, which translates to MNPPKPTNSYRLSSLLRLQKDPKLALHLFENPNPQIPQQQFRYSLLSYDLIITKLGRAKLFDEMEKILLQLKSETRFVPKEALFCNIIKYYGRARLPNNALQVFDKMPSFRCQRTIKSFNSLLNVFIMCKEFRRMRELFAYLERHLKSDACTYNILIRGLCSDRRVDDAWKVFNEMRRRDLFPNVVTFGTLIYGLCLDLKLEEAFKLKNYMAKVHGVCPNAYVYASLLKGVCGLGELSLAFRLKEEMVRDGIKLDSAIYSTLISGLFKVGRKEEVHGILEEMNLSGCKPDTVTYNVIINGFCKDKDFKAAYKILVEMMEKGCKPEVISYNVILGELCKDGNWSEAKDLFEDMPRRGCAPDVVSYRILFDGLCDGMQFNEAAFILDEMIFKGFTLRSPIICKYVNRLCEEGNENLLCSVLNSLVKANVIDTDLWKMAIAMVFKDNKLSNHSEVIDSLMIS; encoded by the coding sequence ATGAACCCACCAAAACCCACCAACTCCTACAGGCTTTCCTCTCTCCTCCGTCTCCAGAAAGACCCTAAACTTGCACTGCATCTCTTTGAGAACCCAAACCCTCAAATACCCCAGCAACAGTTTCGCTATTCCCTTCTCTCCTATGACCTCATCATTACCAAACTTGGGCGTGCTAAATTGTTTGATGAAATGGAGAAAATCCTCCTTCAACTCAAATCTGAAACACGTTTTGTCCCCAAAGAAGCTCTCTTTTGCAATATTATCAAATATTATGGCCGTGCACGCCTCCCTAATAATGCGCTCCAAGTGTTTGACAAAATGCCTTCTTTTCGCTGTCAAAGGACTATAAAATCCTTTAATTCCTTGCTAAACGTATTCATAATGTGCAAAGAGTTTCGTAGAATGAGAGAGCTTTTTGCATATCTTGAGAGACATTTGAAATCGGACGCTTGCACTTACAATATACTGATTCGTGGGTTATGTTCGGATAGGAGAGTAGATGATGCATGGAAGGTGTTCAACGAAATGAGAAGGAGAGACCTTTTTCCTAATGTGGTGACATTTGGGACTTTGATTTACGGGCTTTGTTTGGATTTAAAGTTGGAAGAGGCTTTCAAGTTGAAGAATTATATGGCTAAGGTCCATGGGGTGTGTCCTAATGCTTATGTCTATGCATCGTTGTTAAAGGGGGTCTGTGGGCTTGGTGAGTTAAGTTTAGCTTTTAGGCTTAAGGAAGAGATGGTTAGGGATGGAATCAAATTGGACTCAGCGATTTATTCTACTTTGATTAGTGGGCTCTTTAAAGTTGGAAGGAAAGAGGAGGTTCATGGAATTTTGGAGGAAATGAATTTAAGTGGCTGCAAGCCTGATACTGTGACTTACAATGTGATAATTAATGGCTTTTGTAAGGATAAGGATTTCAAAGCAGCTTATAAAATTTTGGTTGAAATGATGGAGAAGGGATGTAAACCAGAAGTCATTAGTTATAATGTGATACTTGGTGAGTTATGCAAGGATGGGAACTGGAGCGAAGCAAAAGATTTATTTGAAGATATGCCAAGGCGTGGCTGTGCTCCTGATGTTGTGTCATATAGGATTCTTTTTGATGGGCTTTGTGATGGGATGCAGTTCAATGAAGCAGCATTTATTTTGGATGAGATGATTTTCAAAGGTTTTACACTTCGTTCTCCTATTATATGTAAATATGTTAACAGGTTGTGCGAGGAGGGGAATGAGAATTTATTATGTTCAGTTTTGAATAGTCTAGTTAAGGCAAATGTAATTGATACAGATTTGTGGAAAATGGCTATTGCTATGGTATTCAAGGACAATAAACTCTCTAATCACTCTGAGGTCATTGACAGTTTGATGATATCATGA
- the LOC110670310 gene encoding uncharacterized protein LOC110670310 has protein sequence MASISEVSSMALSTSSSSSLSPGRSSSSLTCSTPSIQMVSKSVSERLLGKFFDASQYDFDYEQSGLWSPPIPRRVFLASSGNVCSQDEFFSKLKKAKKPWRKRIACFRAFWCS, from the exons ATGGCGAGTATATCAGAGGTTTCATCAATGGCATTGTCGacgtcatcatcatcatcattgtcGCCAGGACGAAGTTCTTCTTCACTGACCTGCAGCACTCCAAGCATTCAAATGGTTTCGAAATCGGTATCTGAGAGGCTTCTCGGGAAGTTCTTTGATGCATCACAATATGATTTTGATTACGAACAAAGTGGTCTATGGTCTCCTCCGATTCCGAGAAGGGTTTTCTTGGCATCTTCAGGCAATGTTTGCTCTCAAGACGAGTTTTTCTCCAAGCTTAAGAAAGCAAAGAAGCCTTGGAGAAAGCGCATTGCTTGTTTTCGT GCGTTTTGGTGCTCTTAA